One part of the Papilio machaon chromosome 5, ilPapMach1.1, whole genome shotgun sequence genome encodes these proteins:
- the LOC106715661 gene encoding gem-associated protein 5 — MEETVLFPSPNWFQTTGLAVSTDRWFVFGGPQKSLCVLEPILDSLGIVKGDVYRAHVLHKAHLEKVVSVDISREWPEKRAFMSGSADGCVKCWILEQADNKYKLNTTHSHSVHKNEKEEVVGVGYCNETYAVTVGSMGHVVKWDLNSNVIKTYRNFLKIFRPTSMSCSPHVPLNVAIGTKQGVIFVVDLTGAGKILYKVRGQDDEIVSVSWCPQFEVSIKQTHDIEKKVSANERMSKIRQEAELSEQNMNNSGVSKTLPDDSFDESIVQEDDLFDMYKDYETDAFGPKKYEPEDILVKVKEEVKSEVSYLDECKMLTEEILKRKNQPEASIASLVDALDNVAVDKEIDSSNDETKAKEVKEESTKTVCHQHKHLVSSLGKNGCVRIWASGGKLVGSCNAPISTNKNQKNIKIHQCTTLLWCKPDTLLIADGRSQLLQCNPLSIDGKNKMLYKFVHSQHRRGLFSIVSDAPQIQTPDNLKEAEKWSVWTTAQDRNVIRYSLGTKEIVYTHATCGGFIYNVQSCPYDARRVAVSSGDGSIRVLELDVSDEDEMKLSLGNISTYWQNVQGKVLTVAWHPTKENLLAFGTAEARVGLIDANGKTERPARVLLPALSGGVYSLCWGEEDQLLAAANGELVVYSTSKPDQPPQSIKVCVEGAQWAVSCVRARARARARAQCGLLAVGSSDGAVAVTSAAPHCTALAANYIYTKVIYNVEWHPEQTSEANEESQYKNLIAVSSLDKLHSISILEYGDKEDGTKQLQVWKVLTGHKNSVLQLAWSPHRDELLASTSQDCTIRVWDIVGGACVSICNAHAQYAVSVAWCARPQLPAHLLTGGADCSLRLWSYMDYPQDKYQGEEIGVTKKDKKKHKQEVKKAEEFKNELLDSLAVAQEDKVKASKKFLLPLVHKQMLKSLLPGAKEMLQNYIKKNSDVKKIEFNMDSFKKDKAENSESEVNSSFDNVLDKEPSNNDKGFDIDFIKIFGSTNDVNEVLDLELDYHLSGGNLESWIMLSVLRGRIDCAVQFAVQRDMLCPYLLSLTPCVSHKYWKEVMQLYISQLDRLVAKGEEDKHNLSRKYGGAVFRKLGALLSAHDLKSAVALLADHRLYREAYVLCRTRHMDSIATDVLGLWAQHSATAGNWPLAAVCHLAMGDLLQAATFMGKSNEPDFLCLAAEMAKLTGQTTFADHIVERKSNIMLKEKPVIENEDSLGELPTRMELLLKEETNTKKGEIKEKGRIEQSEDLPSRMEQLLRDVNVQKEELNGIEVKTESQADGDMEKLPSKMELLLREYATASPDKENNQSHDN; from the exons TAGAGCCTATTCTAGATTCACTTGGAATCGTTAAAGGGGATGTTTATCGGGCACATGTATTACACAAAGCCCACCTAGAAaa AGTCGTTAGTGTAGATATATCTCGAGAATGGCCAGAAAAAAGAGCATTTATGAGCGGCAGTGCTGATGGCTGTGTAAAATGTTGGATTTTAGAGCAAGCAGACAATAAGTATAAACTTAATACTACCCACAGTCATTCTGttcataaaaatgaaaaagag GAAGTGGTAGGTGTAGGATACTGTAATGAAACATATGCAGTGACAGTTGGGTCAATGGGACATGTCGTCAAATGGGATCTTAACTCTAACGTGATTAAGACCTAtcgtaactttttaaaaatcttccGACCTACAAGTATGTCTTGTTCTCCCCATGTTCCTTTGAATGTGGCTATTGGGACAAAGCAAGGGGTTATATTTGTAGTAGATTTAACTG GTGCAGgaaaaattttgtacaaaGTTCGAGGACAAGATGACGAAATTGTCAGTGTAAGTTGGTGTCCACAGTTTGAAGTTTCCATAAAACAAACACATGATATTGAAAAGAAAGTAAGTGCTAATGAAAGAATGAGTAAAATAAGGCAAGAGGCAGAACTCTCTGAACAGAATATGAATAACTCTGGCGTATCCAAAACATTGCCAGATGATAGTTTTGATGAATCAATTGTTCAGGAGGATGACTTGTTTGATATGTACAAAGATTATGAAACAGATGCTTTTGGACCTAAGAAATATGAACCAGAAGATATACTAGTCAAGGTAAAAGAGGAAGTAAAGTCAGAAGTTAGTTATTTAGatgaatgtaaaatgttaactgaagaaatattaaaaagaaaaaatcaacCGGAAGCTAGTATAGCAAGTTTAGTTGATGCTTTAGATAATGTGGCTGTTGATAAAGAAATAGATAGTTCTAATGATGAAACTAAGGCTAAGGAAGTAAAAGAAGAATCCACTAAAACAGTTTGTCATCAACACAAGCACCTTGTTTCCAGTTTAGGGAAAAATGG atgCGTGAGAATATGGGCCTCTGGTGGGAAGCTAGTGGGTAGCTGTAATGCCCCTATCTCTACTAATAAGAACCAGAAGAACATTAAAATTCATCAGTGTACTACATTGCTGTGGTGCAAACCCGACACATTGCTAATTGCTGATGGCAGGAGTCAATTGTTGCAGTGTAATCCATTGAGTATAGATGG GAAAAACAAGATGTTATACAAGTTTGTCCATTCACAACATAGAAGaggtttattttcaattgtcTCTGATGCTCCACAAATTCAAACACCCGATAACTTGAAGGAAGCGGAAAAATGGAGTGTATGGACAACTGCTCAAGATCGCAATGTCATCAGATATTCTCTCGGGACCAAAGAAATTGTATACACTCATGCAACCTGTGGTGGTTTCATATATAATGTTCAGTCATGTCCCTATGATGCTAGAAg AGTGGCAGTGAGTTCCGGAGATGGATCTATCAGAGTACTAGAACTGGATGTCTCTGATGAGGATGAGATGAAGTTAAGTTTGGGCAATATCTCGACGTATTGGCAGAATGTGCAAGGCAAAGTGCTAACTGTGGCTTGGCATCCAACTAAAGAGAATCTATTAGCATTCGGAACTGCTGAAGCTAGG GTTGGTTTAATAGATGCGAATGGTAAAACAGAGCGTCCAGCTCGCGTGCTGCTTCCCGCACTTAGTGGTGGTGTGTATTCTTTGTGTTGGGGCGAGGAAGACCAGCTGCTGGCTGCCGCTAACGGAGAACTTGTCGTCTATAGCACTAGTAAACCTGATCAAC CGCCGCAAAGTATAAAGGTGTGCGTGGAGGGTGCGCAGTGGGCGGTGAGCTGCgtgcgtgcgcgtgcgcgtgcgcgtgcgcgtgcgcagtgCGGGCTGCTGGCAGTGGGCAGCAGTGACGGCGCAGTGGCCGTCACCAGCGCCGCCCCGCACTGCACCGCGCTCGCTGCTAACTATATATACAC tAAAGTGATATACAACGTGGAATGGCATCCGGAACAAACTTCTGAAGCAAATGAGGAATCGCAATACAAGAATCTCATTGCTGTCTCATCACTTGACAAACTGCATAGCATCTCTATCCTTGAATATGGTGATAAAGAAG ATGGCACGAAACAGCTGCAGGTCTGGAAAGTGCTGACTGGCCACAAGAACTCTGTTCTACAGTTAGCCTGGAGTCCGCACAGAGATGAACTTCTGGCCTCCACCTCTCAAGACTGTACTATACGG GTGTGGGACATAGTGGGTGGAGCGTGTGTATCAATCTGCAATGCGCACGCGCAGTACGCGGTGAGCGTGGCGTGGTGCGCGCGCCCGCAACTCCCCGCACACCTGCTCACTGGCGGGGCTGACTGCTCACTCAGGCTCTGGTCGTACATGGACTATCCCCAAGATAAATATCAAG gaGAAGAAATAGGTGTTacgaaaaaagataaaaagaagCACAAGCAAGAAGTAAAGAAAGCggaggaatttaaaaatgaactttTAGATAGTCTAGCTGTGGCCCAGGAAGATAAAGTGAAAGCATCTAAGAAATTCCTTTTGCCTCTTGTACACAAACAAATGCTCAAGTCCCTTTTACCAGGCGCTAAGGAGATGttacaaaactatataaagAAGAATTCTGATGTtaagaaaattgaatttaatatggaTTCATTTAAGAAAGATAAAGCTGAAAATTCAGAAAGTGAAGTCAATAGTTCCTTCGATAATGTTTTAGACAAAGAACCGAGCAATAATGATAAAGGATTTGATAttgactttattaaaatattcggGAGCACAAATGATGTTAATGAAGTATTGGATTTAGAat tgGATTATCACTTATCGGGTGGTAACTTAGAGTCGTGGATAATGCTGAGTGTGTTGCGCGGGCGCATTGACTGCGCCGTACAGTTCGCTGTACAACGAGATATGCTTTGCCCTTATCTGCTCAGTCTCACTCCATGTGTCTCTcacaa aTATTGGAAAGAAGTGATGCAGTTGTATATATCACAGTTAGACAGACTCGTCGCCAAAGGAGAGGAAGACAAACATAACT TGTCGCGTAAGTACGGAGGCGCGGTGTTCCGCAAGTTGGGAGCGCTGCTGAGTGCTCACGACCTGAAGTCTGCAGTCGCGCTGCTCGCAGACCACAGGCTCTACAGGGAGGCTTATGTACTTTGTCGCACaag ACACATGGACAGCATAGCTACAGATGTACTCGGTCTTTGGGCGCAGCACAGCGCTACAGCCGGCAATTGGCCACTCGCCGCTGTTTg tCATCTCGCTATGGGTGATCTTTTGCAAGCTGCAACGTTTATGGGCAAATCCAACGAGCCAGACTTTTTATGCTTAGCTGCGGAGATGGCCAAACTAACTGGACAGACTACATTCGCTGACCATATAGTAGAACGCAAGTCAAATATAATGCTAAAAGAAAAACCTGTCATTGAAAACGAAGACTCATTAGGGGAGTTACCAACCAGAATGGAACTTCTTTTAAAAGAAGAAACTAATACCAAAAAAggagaaattaaagaaaaagggAGAATAGAACAAAGTGAAGATTTACCTTCTAGAATGGAACAACTTTTAAGAGATGTTAATGTTCAGAAAGAAGAATTAAATGGAATAGAAGTTAAAACAGAATCTCAAGCTGATGGAGATATGGAGAAGTTACCATCTAAAATGGAACTCCTTTTAAGAGAATATGCAACTGCTTCACcagataaagaaaataatcagtCTCATGATAACTAA